GGTAGGAGAGGTCCGCGGTGTCAGAGGTCTTGGACTGGGGGGTGCCTACGCAAAGGAAGTGAACTTGGGCGTCCGCTGCGAGGGAGAAGTCCGTGGTGAACTCGAGCCGGCCCGTGGTGCGGCCGTCGCGGAGGAGCTCGTCCAGGCCGGGTTCGTGGAAGGGGGCCAGTGCCTTGTTGAGCTGTTCAACTTTGGAGGAGTCGACGTCGATACCCACTACGGTGTGGCCCATCGAAGCGAGCGTCGCTGCGTGGACTGCGCCGAGGTAGCCGCAGCCGATCACGGAAATCTTCATGAGGTGGGTCCTTTGCTGGAGGTCAATTCGGTGGGGCCGTTTTCCCGGGAGAAGGAGGCGATGACTTCGTTGTAATGGCGGACCAGGTCGGCGCTGAGCACCGGCCACGTCCGTCCCTGGACCGACGCGGTTGCTGCCGTTGCGAAGGCACGGCGCTTGGCGTCGTCGCCCATCAGGTCCTGCACGTAATCGCGCAGCTGGGTGAGGTTCCCTGGCTCGTACAGCCAGCCGGTGCGCGAGTTTTCCACGAGGTCCAAGGGGCCGCCGCGTCCGGTAGCAACCACGGGAACGCCCGAAGCCATGGCTTCCTGAATGGTCTGGCAGAAGGTTTCGAACTCGCCGGGATGGACAAAAAGGTCGAAGGAAGCAACAGCTTCGGCCAACGCGTCACCACCGAGGAATCCCGTAAATACAGCGTCCGGCAGCGCAGCTTCAAGGGAGGCGCGCTGCGGGCCATCGCCCACAATCACCAGCTTCGTGTTCGGCAGGCCGGCCAGAACGGAGAGGTCCTCGACCTGTTTCTCCACGGCGAGCCGGCCGACGTAGCCGATGATGCGGTGACCCTCGGGCGCTACTGAGCTGCGCCACGCCGTCGAACGTTTAGTGGGGTTGAAGCGCGCGGTGTCCACGCCGCGCCGCCACATGTCCACGCGCAGGATGCCGCGTCCGCGCAACTGGTTCAGCGCGAACGTGGACGGCACCAGGCTTCGGGTGGCCAGGAGGTGGATGTTGTCCACGCGGTTCCAGGCCCAGTTCTCCAGGAACGGCACGCCATAGCGCGCGGCGTAGCTGGGAACTTCGGTTTGATAGATCGCCACAGTCGGGATGCCGAGCTGGTGGGCGGCCTGCACGGCGCGCCAGCCGAGAACGAACGGGGAAGCGAGGTGCACCACCTCGGGCGAGAAATCGGCAAGGATTCGCTTGACCCGATTCACACCACCCAACGCAACCCGCACATTCGTGTAACCGGCCAGCGGCACCGAGGGAAGCCGGTGCACATACGCACCCTTCTCGACGCTCGAAACATCAGTGTCCGACGTCGACGGCGCGATCACCATCACCTCATCCCCGCGCTCTTGCAGATGCTCCAGCACCCGCAGTATCGAGTGGGTTACCCCATTCATCAGTGGCAGGAATGATTCGGCGACGATTGCGATCCTCACGCCTTCCACGGTGGTCGGGGCGGTTGGCGGTGCGGGTTCGATCGGGTGGCCTGTGGAGGAAGAGTGGGTTAACAGGTGGTTCTCTGTTTTGTCCGTGTGCGGTTGTAGGCTGGCGTTCTACGACGTACTGGGGCGTCGATGATCTGGGGGTTCTGCCATGTTTGCTGCTGGGGATGTTTCGCGCGCGCCTTTTGAGGTTTCGCGACTTGGCTTACGACGGCGGATTGGCGTACGACGGCGGCGCCGGGCAGCGGCGGGAACTGTCGCCGTCGGACTGGCGCTGGGGTTGCTAATGGGAACCTCGGGTTCCCCGGCTGTGGCTGACGACCTCACCCGCGTTGTCCCCGTGGGCGATCGTCCCACGAGCGTCGCCGTGAATCCGGCCACCAACAAGGCGTATGTTGCCACGTTTGACGGTGTTGAGGTGGTTGACGGGGAGCTCTCCGGTGGCCTCCTGTATACGGGGGACATGCCGGTGGACGTCGCGGTGAACCCTGTGACGAACAAGGTTTTCGTCAGCGAAACCGGCGGCGCGGTGGCCGTAGTTGACGGTGCTACCCGCGCGGTGACGTCCGTTCCCGTGGGCGCAAACCCCGGCGTTCTTGCCGTGAACCCGGTGACGAACAAGACCTACGTCGGGTGGCAGAACGGTGTCACGGTGATCGACGGTGCCACCCTGACTACCACTGCTTTGCCCGTGACCGGGGCCCAGGAGATCGCGGTGAACTCGACCACCGGTAAGGTCTACGTTTTGGGAGGGGGAGTCATCAAGGTGATTGGCGCCGGTGGTGTGGTGACGTCCACCATCAGCATCGGCGCTGGCGGCATCTTGGACCTGGCCATCAACGAAACCACGAACAAGATCTACTTCACCACCCTGGGCAAGTATGGTGCGGGGGTCCGCGTGATTGATGGCATCACGGACACCGTCACCGACACGATTCCTACGGCGAACAACGTGGGCAAACTGGCCGTGAACCCGGTGACCAATACGGTTTACGTCGCTGGGGACAGTGAAGGCATTGACGGGTTCGTGCAGGTCATCGACCCTGCCACTAAAACCCAGGTCGCTCAGCTGCGGACCCCGACGCGCATCCGCGACATCCTGGTCAACTCTGTGAGCAACAAGGCCTACGCGCTCCTGAGTGGGAGGGGAGTCACCGTGGTGGATGGCGACAACCGCTTCTCTGCCGTCTTCTCCGGGCAGGATCCCCTGGACGCCGCGGTCAACCGAAACACCGGCAAGGTCTACGTTTCCAACAACGGAAGTGCCTCAGTGTCCGTGATTGACGGCTCTGTTGCGACGCCGCTCAGGAACGACTTCAACGGCGACTCCTTTGCTGACGTGCTGGCGCGCGACGTGTCGGGGGCTTTGTGGCTCTACCCAGGCAACGGATCCGGCGGCTGGCTTCAGCGCGTCCAAGTGGGGCAGGGCTGGAATGTCATGACTGCCCTGGTTGCGCCGGGCGACTTCAACGGTGACGGTAACGCCGACGTGTTGGCGCGAGACGGTTCGGGACTGCTGTGGCTCTACCCGGGCAACGGTGCCGGCGGGCTTGGAACCCGGGTACTGGTTGGCAGCGGCTGGGAAAACATGAGCGCCATAGAGCCCATCAACTTCTTCGGCGCAGGCTTTGGGGACGTCGTGG
This Paenarthrobacter sp. GOM3 DNA region includes the following protein-coding sequences:
- a CDS encoding glycosyltransferase family 4 protein, producing the protein MRIAIVAESFLPLMNGVTHSILRVLEHLQERGDEVMVIAPSTSDTDVSSVEKGAYVHRLPSVPLAGYTNVRVALGGVNRVKRILADFSPEVVHLASPFVLGWRAVQAAHQLGIPTVAIYQTEVPSYAARYGVPFLENWAWNRVDNIHLLATRSLVPSTFALNQLRGRGILRVDMWRRGVDTARFNPTKRSTAWRSSVAPEGHRIIGYVGRLAVEKQVEDLSVLAGLPNTKLVIVGDGPQRASLEAALPDAVFTGFLGGDALAEAVASFDLFVHPGEFETFCQTIQEAMASGVPVVATGRGGPLDLVENSRTGWLYEPGNLTQLRDYVQDLMGDDAKRRAFATAATASVQGRTWPVLSADLVRHYNEVIASFSRENGPTELTSSKGPTS
- a CDS encoding FG-GAP-like repeat-containing protein gives rise to the protein MGTSGSPAVADDLTRVVPVGDRPTSVAVNPATNKAYVATFDGVEVVDGELSGGLLYTGDMPVDVAVNPVTNKVFVSETGGAVAVVDGATRAVTSVPVGANPGVLAVNPVTNKTYVGWQNGVTVIDGATLTTTALPVTGAQEIAVNSTTGKVYVLGGGVIKVIGAGGVVTSTISIGAGGILDLAINETTNKIYFTTLGKYGAGVRVIDGITDTVTDTIPTANNVGKLAVNPVTNTVYVAGDSEGIDGFVQVIDPATKTQVAQLRTPTRIRDILVNSVSNKAYALLSGRGVTVVDGDNRFSAVFSGQDPLDAAVNRNTGKVYVSNNGSASVSVIDGSVATPLRNDFNGDSFADVLARDVSGALWLYPGNGSGGWLQRVQVGQGWNVMTALVAPGDFNGDGNADVLARDGSGLLWLYPGNGAGGLGTRVLVGSGWENMSAIEPINFFGAGFGDVVARDRGGALWLYRGDGKGGWLPRMWADSGWSALSEITGADDFNGDGVTDLVARDSAGTLWLYPPKGTGGWLPRQVTGQGWNTMNSLVGPGDFDGDGRADLLARDSGGGLWLYSAQGGSAWPTAKQVGAGWSVMTAIL